One region of Streptomyces sp. CG4 genomic DNA includes:
- a CDS encoding amino acid ABC transporter permease, whose protein sequence is MSEPPGAAVSLAEAPPADAPSPSVSAQRVQPLRRPGRWIATAVVLVLVVQILHGLATNPFYQWDRFRYWFLRPTVLDGLLVTLEVTALSAVLGLFGGILLALGRQSGSPVLRAVSWTYTWLFRSVPLIVVLIFLYNFSALYKTLSLGIPFGPAFVTFDESRLATDMTVAVVGLSLNEAAYAAEVVRGGVLSVDQGQHEAAAALGLPRHYQFSRIVLPQALRSITPNYVNQLIGLIKSTSLVFYVSLLDLFGSVQTMGSTYPGDIVPLLLVATVWYPILTSAVSVVQYYVERYFARGATRTLPPTPLQKARAGLAEFRARLRREAAV, encoded by the coding sequence ATGAGTGAACCCCCAGGCGCCGCCGTCTCGCTCGCCGAGGCACCACCTGCCGACGCCCCCTCACCATCCGTATCCGCACAGCGGGTTCAGCCGCTGCGCCGCCCCGGCCGGTGGATCGCCACCGCCGTCGTCCTCGTGCTCGTCGTGCAGATCCTGCACGGACTGGCCACGAACCCGTTCTACCAGTGGGACCGCTTCCGCTACTGGTTCCTGCGTCCCACCGTCCTCGACGGGCTTCTCGTCACCCTCGAAGTCACCGCGCTCAGCGCCGTGCTGGGCCTTTTCGGCGGCATCCTGCTGGCCCTCGGCCGGCAGTCGGGCAGCCCGGTCCTGCGCGCCGTGAGCTGGACCTACACGTGGCTGTTCCGCTCGGTGCCGCTGATCGTCGTCCTGATCTTCCTCTACAACTTCTCGGCCCTGTACAAGACGCTGAGCCTCGGCATCCCCTTCGGGCCCGCCTTCGTCACCTTCGACGAGTCGCGCCTCGCCACCGACATGACGGTCGCCGTGGTCGGGCTCAGCCTCAACGAGGCGGCGTACGCGGCGGAGGTCGTACGCGGCGGCGTCCTCTCCGTCGACCAGGGCCAGCACGAGGCGGCCGCCGCCCTCGGCCTGCCCAGGCACTACCAGTTCAGCCGGATCGTCCTCCCGCAGGCCCTGAGGTCCATCACCCCGAACTACGTCAACCAGCTCATCGGCCTGATCAAGAGCACCTCGCTGGTGTTCTACGTCTCGCTGCTCGACCTGTTCGGCTCCGTGCAGACCATGGGCAGCACGTACCCCGGCGACATCGTGCCGCTGCTGCTGGTCGCCACCGTCTGGTACCCGATCCTCACCAGCGCCGTGTCCGTCGTCCAGTACTACGTCGAGCGGTACTTCGCGCGGGGCGCCACCCGCACCCTGCCGCCGACTCCGCTGCAGAAGGCACGCGCGGGCCTCGCCGAGTTCCGGGCCCGGCTGCGCAGGGAGGCCGCAGTATGA